Proteins from a genomic interval of Musa acuminata AAA Group cultivar baxijiao chromosome BXJ1-9, Cavendish_Baxijiao_AAA, whole genome shotgun sequence:
- the LOC135593630 gene encoding uncharacterized protein LOC135593630, protein MADDAERMAALKRAYADIILNTAKESAARILASEGKVLQLQRSLSLTKEDSLAMLLRLKAIMDSKIHESEKANLSQVGKIQELEAQLSEAKVTIDCLRSELKRLNSELDHKRDIQAEFLNGKSTVHNTPSEKYNGQESMHNSGSSLHSPSGAISVLNSDCCFSKGATEDEPLNNLISSDTYAVKPDLTSIILSNKEPELCRSGCTQRIHAFEWNPVTGKELTSQMHDQVSDIKSETLMCENEKSEKSDTKDFAIKEKIVCHRKQKVHCQNHVMKSTECSTYHDMQHYRSLDTKHIKVSTPGPDKVPNSKGKIMCENEKAERPWTKDFVMVEKLVRRRKMRRRRRVMRPTKRVIYHDKQHYASLDPTHSKVGQTDVDISADNAHWTGGEVPPKTLNSCSPQVSGQDQETTKSQRTKLNKNFSNKSSELLNGNKIMTRRTVLRQSNTYSTGSEVPPRTLNSCSPQASDKDQETTRSQRTKLNNFFSNNSSGLSNDNRIMTRSNVLKQCSAHGTGSEVHPKTLKFCSSQVSGEDQGTESQRNKLNKIFSNKNSGLLNGNRITTRRTLLKQCNASREDHIDRIHTSNNGTCPENSMKEPFAASTGEMINDALSDEYVKNDTELEEKMSTKPDHIPAEELDNSVTKENNETINEPHYDYRDELSGHCGRATEVGGDKILKYTFQRKRKRGSLDGKVEPTSITENISKRKVGKDDSELEPQESSIVVESCRPEPQKSSLVVESSRDSRRLAQVARQLISLSERRWW, encoded by the exons ATGGCTGACGACGCCGAG AGAATGGCAGCGCTGAAGAGGGCGTACGCGGACATTATCTTGAACACCGCGAAGGAGTCGGCGGCTCGGATTCTGGCTTCGGAGGGGAAGGTGCTCCAGCTGCAGCGAAGCCTGTCACTCACCAAGGAAGATTCACTGGCCATGCTTCTCCGATTGAAGGCGATCATGGACTCCAAG ATTCATGAATCTGAAAAGGCAAATTTATCTCAGGTAGGGAAGATTCAAGAACTCGAAGCTCAACTTAGTGAAGCAAAGGTTACAATTGATTGTCTTAGATCTGAACTGAAGAGATTGAATTCTGAATTGGACCATAAGAGGGATATTCAAGCTGAGTTTCTAAATGGGAAAAGCACAGTTCACAATACCCCTTCTGAGAAATATAACGGTCAGGAAAGCATGCACAACTCTGGCTCATCCCTGCACTCTCCAAGTGGAGCTATAAGTGTCCTTAATTCAGACTGCTGCTTTAGCAAAGGTGCAACAGAAGATGAACCcttgaacaatttgatttcatcagATACTTATGCTGTCAAACCTGACTTGACATCTATAATACTGAGCAACAAAGAGCCAGAGCTTTGTCGAAGTGGATGTACCCAGAGGATACATGCTTTTGAATGGAATCCAGTGACTGGCAAAGAACTCACTTCACAAATGCATGACCAAGTCTCAGATATAAAGAGTGAAACATTGATGTGTGAGAACGAAAAATCTGAAAAGTCTGACACCAAAGATTTtgctataaaagagaaaatagtATGTCATAGGAAACAAAAAGTTCATTGTCAGAATCATGTTATGAAGTCAACAGAATGTAGTACCTATCATGACATGCAACACTATCGATCTCTGGACACTAAACATATAAAGGTTTCTACACCAGGCCCCGACAAGGTTCCAAATAGTAAAGGTAAGATAATGTGTGAGAATGAAAAAGCTGAAAGACCCTGGACCAAAGACTTTGTCATGGTAGAAAAATTAGTAAGAAGACGAAAGATGCGGCGCCGAAGACGCGTTATGAGGCCCACAAAACGTGTTATTTATCATGACAAGCAACATTATGCCTCACTGGATCCTACTCATTCCAAGGTTGGACAAACTGATGTGGATATATCTGCTGATAATGCACACTGGACTGGCGGTGAAGTGCCTCCAAAGACACTGAATTCTTGTTCACCTCAGGTGTCTGGACAAGATCAGGAAACAACAAAAAGTCAAAGGACTAAGTTGAACAAAAATTTCAGCAACAAAAGCTCAGAACTTTTAAATGGCAATAAAATAATGACCAGGAGAACTGTTCTAAGACAAAGTAATACATACAGTACTGGCAGTGAAGTGCCTCCGAGGACACTGAATTCTTGCTCACCTCAGGCGTCTGATAAAGATCAGGAAACAACAAGAAGTCAAAGGACTAAGTTGAACAATTTTTTCAGCAATAATAGCTCAGGGCTTTCAAATGACAATAGAATAATGACCAGGAGCAATGTTCTAAAACAATGTAGCGCACACGGGACTGGCAGTGAAGTGCATCCAAAGACACTGAAATTTTGTTCATCCCAGGTGTCTGGAGAAGATCAGGGAACAGAAAGTCAAAGGAATAAGTTGAACAAGATTTTCAGCAATAAGAACTCAGGACTTTTAAATGGCAATAGAATAACAACCAGGAGAACTCTCCTAAAACAATGTAATGCTTCTCGTGAagatcatattgatagaatccatACTTCTAACAATGGAACTTGTCCGGAAAATAGTATGAAGGAACCATTTGCAGCAAGTACAGGTGAGATGATTAATGATGCTCTTTCAGATGAATATGTTAAAAATGACACGGAGCTAGAGGAGAAAATGTCAACAAAACCAGATCATATACCAGCAGAGGAATTGGATAATTCTGTTACAAAAGAAAATAATGAGACAATTAATGAACCACACTATGATTATAGGGATGAGCTTAGCGGGCATTGTGGACGTGCAACTGAAGTTGGAGGTGACAAAATCCTCAAATATACCTTTCAGAGGAAGCGAAAGAGGGGATCTTTGGATGGCAAAGTGGAACCTACATCTATAACGGAAAACATATCTAAGCGAAAAGTGGGCAAAGATGACTCAGAGCTGGAGCCTCAGGAATCTAGCATAGTTGTGGAATCATGCAGGCCGGAGCCTCAGAAATCTAGTTTAGTTGTGGAATCATCCAGAGACAGTAGGAGGCTGGCACAGGTTGCTCGACAG CTCATTTCCTTGTCTGAGAGGAGATGGTGGTAG
- the LOC103998699 gene encoding potassium transporter 10 — translation MDVEGGGFSDPVKRNSWRTVLSLAYQSLGVVYGDLSTSPLYVYKSTFAEDIQHSETNEEIYGVLSFVFWTLTLVPLLKYVFIVLRADDDGEGGTFALYSLLCRHARVGFLPNGQLADEEISAYKKTDRGGGGGGAGSPSGGVGAASRVRVMLERHQVLQKMLLILALIGTCMVIGDGVLTPAISVFSAVSGLELSMAREHHKYVEVPIVCLILIGLFALQHYGTHRVGFLFAPVVIIWLLCISAIGVYNIFHWNPHVYQALSPYYMYKFVKKTQRGGWMSLGGILLCITGSEAMYADLGHFSQLSIKIAFTSVVYPSLILAYMGQAAYLSKHHVIENEYRIGFYVSVPEQIRWPVLCIAILAAVVGSQAIITGTFSIIKQCSALGCFPRVKIVHTSSKFHGQIYIPEINWILMILCLAVTIGFRDTKHMGNAAGLAVITVMLVTTCLMSLVIVLCWHKSIFLAVCFILFFGTIEALYFSASLIKFLEGAWVPIAFSCIFMIIMYVWHYGTLKKYQFDVQNKVSIEWLLGLGPSLGIVRVRGIGLIHTELVSGIPSIFSHFITNLPAFHQVLIFLCIKSIPVPHVHPEERFLVGRIGPKEYRLYRCIVRYGYRDVQKDDLEFEKDIVCSIAEFIRSGTSGPNGAAVESEKDDARMTVVGAGIRLCEVGDDPGEAAGPSSSTEIQSPIRARKKVRFVLPTSPRMNASTREELQELMEAREAGMAFILGHSYVRAKSGSGFVRRLAINYGYDFLRRNSRGPAYAVNIPYASTLEVGMIYYV, via the exons ATGGATGTGGAGGGTGGCGGCTTCTCTGATCCTGTAAAG AGGAACTCATGGCGCACGGTGCTGTCATTGGCGTACCAGAGCCTGGGGGTTGTGTACGGCGACCTGAGCACCTCCCCGCTGTACGTGTACAAGAGCACGTTCGCCGAGGACATACAGCACTCGGAGACGAACGAGGAGATCTACGGGGTGCTCTCCTTCGTCTTCTGGACCCTCACGCTCGTCCCCCTCCTCAAGTACGTCTTCATCGTGCTCCGGGCCGACGACGACGGCGAGGGCGGCACCTTCGCGCTCTACTCGCTCCTCTGCCGCCACGCCCGCGTCGGGTTCCTCCCCAACGGGCAGCTGGCCGACGAGGAGATCTCCGCGTACAAGAAGACggaccgcggcggcggcggcggcggcgctggCTCGCCGTCGGGCGGCGTCGGAGCGGCTTCCAGGGTGAGAGTGATGCTGGAGAGGCACCAGGTGCTGCAGAAGATGCTCCTGATCCTTGCCCTGATTGGAACATGCATGGTCATCGGGGACGGCGTGCTTACGCCGGCGATTTCCG TCTTCTCAGCGGTTTCAGGGCTTGAGCTTTCCATGGCCAGGGAACACCACAAAT ATGTAGAAGTCCCTATTGTGTGTCTCATATTAATCGGTTTGTTTGCTCTGCAACATTATGGGACACATCGAGTTGGATTCTTGTTTGCACCAGTTGTCATTATATGGCTTCTATGCATCAGTGCGATTGGTGTTTATAACATTTTCCATTGGAATCCACATGTTTATCAAGCACTCTCTCCATACTACATGTACAAATTCGTGAAGAAAACCCAAAGAGGAGGTTGGATGTCCTTGGGTGGGATCCTTTTATGCATAACAG GTTCTGAAGCCATGTATGCAGACTTGGGGCATTTCTCGCAGTTATCGATAAAG ATTGCTTTTACATCTGTGGTTTATCCATCATTGATCCTGGCATATATGGGACAAGCTGCTTATCTGTCCAAACACCATGTTATTGAAAATGAATATCGAATTGGGTTCTATGTCTCGGTACCAG aGCAAATAAGGTGGCCTGTTTTGTGTATAGCTATACTTGCAGCGGTTGTGGGAAGCCAAGCCATTATTACCGGTACTTTCTCGATCATTAAGCAGTGTTCTGCTTTGGGCTGCTTTCCCAGAGTGAAGATTGTTCATACATCATCCAAATTTCATGGACAAATATACATCCCAGAGATCAACTGGATATTAATGATATTGTGCTTAGCCGTGACGATTGGTTTCAGAGACACAAAGCACATGGGTAATGCTGCAG GATTGGCCGTCATAACCGTAATGCTGGTGACAACCTGCTTGATGTCCCTGGTGATAGTTCTGTGTTGGCACAAGAGCATATTTCTAGCAGTATGCTTTATACTCTTCTTTGGAACCATTGAGGCACTCTATTTCTCAGCTTCCCTCATCAAGTTCTTGGAAGGAGCTTGGGTCCCCATTGCCTTTTCTTGTATCTTCATGATAATTATGTATGTATGGCACTACGGCACGCTCAAGAAGTATCaatttgatgttcaaaataagGTCTCCATCGAGTGGCTTCTCGGCCTCGGCCCTTCTCTTGGTATCGTGCGTGTTAGAGGCATCGGTCTGATACATACTGAGCTTGTGTCAGGAATCCCATCCATCTTCTCCCACTTCATCACAAATCTCCCTGCATTCCACCAG GTGCTCATCTTCCTCTGCATCAAGTCCATCCCTGTGCCACACGTTCATCCAGAGGAGCGGTTCCTTGTAGGCAGAATTGGGCCCAAGGAGTACAGGCTTTATCGGTGCATTGTTCGGTACGGTTACCGTGATGTGCAGAAGGATGACTTGGAGTTTGAGAAGGACATTGTTTGCAGCATTGCGGAGTTCATCCGCTCAGGGACGTCGGGGCCAAACGGTGCTGCAGTAGAATCTGAAAAGGATGATGCGAGGATGACCGTCGTCGGAGCTGGAATTCGGTTGTGTGAAGTGGGTGACGATCCAGGGGAGGCAGCAGGCCCTTCAAGTTCGACCGAGATACAATCACCGATCAGAGCGAGAAAGAAGGTGAGGTTTGTGCTGCCCACAAGCCCACGGATGAATGCCAGCACGAGGGAGGAGCTACAGGAGCTGATGGAGGCACGGGAAGCCGGCATGGCATTCATCCTCGGGCATTCCTATGTGAGGGCGAAGAGCGGGTCGGGATTCGTCAGGCGGCTCGCCATCAACTACGGCTATGACTTCCTGAGGAGGAACAGCAGGGGTCCGGCGTATGCAGTGAACATCCCCTATGCATCTACTTTGGAGGTGGGGATGATTTACTATGTTTGA